The Pieris rapae chromosome 5, ilPieRapa1.1, whole genome shotgun sequence DNA window tgattttttttatttgcttttagtataaattaaaccTAAGTAGGATTAgcaatcattataaattaaacactcGATGTGGTATTTTAGTGGTGATATATTTGCCATAAAATTGTTTCAGGcgcttagttttataaaaactaaacgtTATGCTTTATGCCTTTAACATCGATCAAATTCAgatgtcatttattttttgatttttatgtataaaagtcAGTGAagataaaaaccaaatttttacattttagaatGACGTTGGTAGTAGCAATCGGTTACTTGGACAGCACAAACTTCCCCATATCCATGATACTAACAAACGAATATATAAGGAGAGGATATAATGTCATTCTTATCGACAATCAGAGATTTGCTACTGTGCATTACTTTTTGTAAGCATATTTTCCTATTTTAAAACCTCTGCAtttggtttattattaaaagtatatacatGTACGTCATgtgcatttatatataaagaaaatccttataaattatcttttcaCAGAGCAACGCGCCTTATGCGACCAGTCGGCAAACACGTAGCAGAAATCCTTGCTACCCTCACACGTTCCGGCCTAGATCCAACAAAACTAGAACTTCTAGGTTTCAGTCTAGGTGGCCAGACTGTCAGCTATATAGCTAAAAACTTCCAGCTTTTGACAGGACGAAACATCTCTCGAATAACTGCACTAGAACCAGCTGGGCCCTGTTTTAGAAATCTTGGTCCGACAGAAAGATTGGGATCGACTAACGCTGACTTTGTCCAAGTTATTCATACGAATATTGACGGTTACGGTATGGCAAATAGGATGGGCCATGTCGATTTTTATGTGAATGGTGGAGAATATCAGCCGGCTGACTTGAATTTATTTCCGTGTACGGCTACTTGCAGCCACTTTAGAGTGCTGGCTCTTTGGGCAGTCGCTGTACGGAATCCAGAGAAGTTTATCGCAATAAAATGCAATACGATTCAAGAAGCAAGGGATGctgaatgttataaaaataaattagtgacAAATGTTATGGGCTTAGACGTCGACGTGAAGAAAcatggtatattttttttgtcgaCCAGTAAGAGTTATCCGTTTTATTTAGGAAAGGCTGGTATTAAAAAGGAATTTGCAGCTTGGAGACGTATAAGCGATATAAATGATTCCAATGAGACTGACATTTATACGTAGATTACAATGGTaatattttcgtttttataataacgtattgctttacaaatttacaatatctaaagttttttatttgaataaaaatatcaaaatagaTGTCgctaatataagaaaaatagtttaaaacagcgccatctatcgcggttatattaaatataatttacaatttgacTCATAAGTCGCATTGACGTAAAATTGACATTTGTGTGGAAAACCTTGACAGCCTTTCAATTTTTCCTAGTCCTAAAATGGTGCTCTATTCTCGCGCTTTTCTTtcgaaattaaatcaatttaacgtAAAAATGAGTTATAATGTAGTATAATCAAATAGCTGTGGTGCcgtgatattatttaaatttgcagtattattaaatattaattaaattttatgtgaaAATCCCCACATCGCTTCAGATCAATTCCGTCTGTAATATTTAAGATctgat harbors:
- the LOC110996393 gene encoding pancreatic lipase-related protein 2 isoform X1, with product MCCARVFLVLCVFMYIKCHDQRAEQGYPSGLMSVCPGSTKPATIPRSQLKYLNFVVQGATNRQKYTYWTAKNIAKDPRIDFRRMTLVVAIGYLDSTNFPISMILTNEYIRRGYNVILIDNQRFATVHYFLATRLMRPVGKHVAEILATLTRSGLDPTKLELLGFSLGGQTVSYIAKNFQLLTGRNISRITALEPAGPCFRNLGPTERLGSTNADFVQVIHTNIDGYGMANRMGHVDFYVNGGEYQPADLNLFPCTATCSHFRVLALWAVAVRNPEKFIAIKCNTIQEARDAECYKNKLVTNVMGLDVDVKKHGIFFLSTSKSYPFYLGKAGIKKEFAAWRRISDINDSNETDIYT
- the LOC110996393 gene encoding pancreatic lipase-related protein 2 isoform X3; translation: MCCARVFLVLCVFMYIKCHDQRAEQGYPSGLMSVCPGSTKPATIPRSQLKYLNFVVQGATNRQKYTYWTAKNIAKDPRIDFRRATRLMRPVGKHVAEILATLTRSGLDPTKLELLGFSLGGQTVSYIAKNFQLLTGRNISRITALEPAGPCFRNLGPTERLGSTNADFVQVIHTNIDGYGMANRMGHVDFYVNGGEYQPADLNLFPCTATCSHFRVLALWAVAVRNPEKFIAIKCNTIQEARDAECYKNKLVTNVMGLDVDVKKHGIFFLSTSKSYPFYLGKAGIKKEFAAWRRISDINDSNETDIYT
- the LOC110996393 gene encoding pancreatic lipase-related protein 2 isoform X2, with product MCVYVYQMSRPESRAGISEWINVSPGSTKPATIPRSQLKYLNFVVQGATNRQKYTYWTAKNIAKDPRIDFRRMTLVVAIGYLDSTNFPISMILTNEYIRRGYNVILIDNQRFATVHYFLATRLMRPVGKHVAEILATLTRSGLDPTKLELLGFSLGGQTVSYIAKNFQLLTGRNISRITALEPAGPCFRNLGPTERLGSTNADFVQVIHTNIDGYGMANRMGHVDFYVNGGEYQPADLNLFPCTATCSHFRVLALWAVAVRNPEKFIAIKCNTIQEARDAECYKNKLVTNVMGLDVDVKKHGIFFLSTSKSYPFYLGKAGIKKEFAAWRRISDINDSNETDIYT